A region from the Capra hircus breed San Clemente chromosome 9, ASM170441v1, whole genome shotgun sequence genome encodes:
- the LOC102172897 gene encoding amine sulfotransferase, which yields MDDEDKYLLKFKGYNFERSLVDIDFLENLDNFEIRDDDVFIITYPKSGTIWTQQILSLIYYEGHRNRTELVETVDRSPFLEYNLHKIDYEKRPSPRLFASHIPYYLAPKGLKNKKAKVIYVYRNPKDVLTSYFHFSNLLITLEASNNIGDFMERFLDGKVVGSFWVDHIRGWYEHRHDFNILFMMYEEMKKDLRSSVLKISSFLEKELSEEDLDAIVNQAAFKNMKVDPQANYDSILQNEIGMRTNKGQFLRKGTVGDWKHHLTVEQNERFDRVFQRKMKDFPLKFIWEIDEE from the exons ATGGATGAtgaagacaaatatttattgaaatttaaaGGGTATAATTTTGAACGTTCTTTGGTTGATATTGACTTTCTAGAAAATCTAGATAACTTTGAAATTAGAGATGATGATGTCTTCATCATTACATACCCCAAATCTG GTACCATCTGGACTCAGCAGATATTAAGCTTGATTTACTATGAGGGACATCGTAACAGAACTGAACTTGTGGAAACAGTTGACAGAAGCCCCTTCCTGGAATACAATCTGCACAAAATAGACTATGAGAAGAGACCATCCCCTCGCCTCTTTGCTTCCCACATCCCGTACTATTTAGCACCAAAAGGTCTCAAGAACAAAAAAGCTAAA GTAATTTACGTCTACAGAAACCCCAAGGATGTTTTGACCtcgtattttcatttttctaatttgttGATTACATTAGAAGCTTCAAATAACATAGGAGATTTCATGGAAAGATTTCTAGATGGAAAAG TGGTAGGAAGCTTTTGGGTTGATCACATCAGAGGCTGGTATGAGCATAGACATGACTTCAATATTCTGTTCATGATGTATGAGGAGATGAAGAAG GATCTCAGAAGTTCTGTGCTTAAAATCAGCAGTTTTCTTGAGAAAGAACTGAGTGAAGAGGATCTGGATGCTATTGTGAATCAGGCTGCATTTAAGAATATGAAAGTTGATCCTCAAGCTAATTATGATAGCATTCTGCAAAATGAAATCGGGATGAGAACAAACAAGGGACAATTCCTGCGCAAAG GTACTGTTGGAGACTGGAAACATCACTTGACCGTGGAGCAAAATGAGCGATTTGACAGAGTATTCCAAAGGAAGATGAAAGATTTTCCCTTGAAGTTCatctgggaaatagatgaggagtAG